One window of the Macaca thibetana thibetana isolate TM-01 chromosome 1, ASM2454274v1, whole genome shotgun sequence genome contains the following:
- the LOC126955324 gene encoding RH-like protein isoform X6: MSSKYPRSVRCCLPLWALTLEAALILLFFFFTYYDASLEDQKGLVASYQVCQDLTVMAVLGLGFFTSNLRRNSWSSVAFNLFLLALGVQWAILLDGFLSQFSPGKVVIKLFSIRLATRSTMSMLISMNAVLGKVNLVQLVVMELVELTVFGTMRIVIYNIFKIDYGMNMMHIHVFAAYFGLTVAWCLPKPLPKGAEDKYQTTTSPSLFAMLGTLFLWMFWPTFNSALLLNPIERKNAVFSTYYALAVSAVTAISVSSLAHPRGKINMTYMHNAALAGGVALSASCHVIHSPWIAMVLGLVAGLISIGGAKCLPVCFNRVLGIHESHSVHYTFGLPALLGEITYIVLMALRVVWASSNIFLIWLLDFKKKHPRKTRPVQKQDNFLSLLPAFVREKRS; this comes from the exons ATGAGCTCTAAGTACCCGCGGTCTGTCCGGTGCTGCCTGCCCCTCTGGGCCCTAACACTGGAAGCAGCTctcattctcctcttctttttttttacctACTACGACGCTTCCTTAGAGGATCAAAAGGGGCTCGTGGCGTCCTATCAAG TCTGCCAAGATCTGACCGTGATGGCGGTCCTTGGCTTGGGCTTCTTCACCTCGAATTTGCGGAGAAACAGCTGGAGCAGTGTGGCCTTCAACCTCTTCCTGCTGGCCCTTGGTGTGCAGTGGGCAATCCTGCTGGACGGCTTCCTGAGCCAGTTCTCTCCTGGGAAGGTGGTCATCAAACTGTTCAG tATTCGGCTGGCCACCAGGAGCACTATGTCGATGCTGATCTCAATGAATGCTGTCCTGGGGAAGGTCAACTTGGTGCAGTTGGTGGTGATGGAGCTGGTGGAGCTGACAGTCTTTGGCACCATGAGGATAGTCATCTATAATATCTTCAAA ATAGACTACGGCATGAACATGATGCACATCCATGTGTTCGCAGCCTATTTTGGGCTGACTGTGGCCTGGTGCCTGCCAAAGCCTCTACCCAAGGGAGCAGAGGATAAATATCAGACAACAACAAGCCCCAGTTTGTTTGCCATGCTGG GCACCCTCTTCTTGTGGATGTTCTGGCCAACTTTCAACTCTGCTCTGCTGCTAAATCCAATCGAAAGGAAGAATGCCGTGTTCAGCACCTACTATGCTCTAGCAGTCAGCGCGGTTACAGCCATCTCAGTGTCATCCTTGGCTCACCCCCGAGGGAAGATCAACATG ACTTATATGCACAATGCAGCGTTGGCAGGAGGCGTGGCTCTGAGTGCCTCATGTCACGTGATCCATTCTCCTTGGATTGCCATGGTGCTGGGTCTTGTGGCTGGGCTGATCTCCATCGGGGGAGCCAAGTGCCTGCCG GTGTGTTTTAACCGAGTGCTGGGGATTCACGAGAGCCACAGCGTGCACTACACCTTCGGCTTGCCGGCTCTGCTTGGAGAGATCACCTACATTGTGCTGATGGCGCTTCGTGTCGTCTGGGCCAGCAGTAACAT